From a single Anaerolineales bacterium genomic region:
- a CDS encoding SUMF1/EgtB/PvdO family nonheme iron enzyme — MPEKKTVPNKSRQKKTLQEIQAGDQSVAVGGAVTDSAIIHGQTIVLADRFWRDLKPALPAETIREATAAYLAYLTDRHYYLSLKGMGVSDRVPLKLKLLDLYIPLKARMELPEGDTWNRDISLAGREITDHEQEILHFGEPVPLLNVLKKNSGVIVLGDPGAGKTTFVKYLALRLARGEGKKIGLDDYLPILLPLAAFANALQNRDIGLDDFIAEYFTGIGLDLPISPMLSEALKAGRALILLDGLDEVRDLNMRNTVVERVLDFFAFHRRTGNKFVLTSRVVGYRAVRPSAEGLAECTIVDFEEDEIEEFVAHWTTAIEKQVQGNTAVAQTDAETDRRELLDAINHNPGVRQLASTPLLLTILALMKRQGVSLPERRVQLYDQYVNTLLSTWNRARSLSGRAPGRDIDEIQTVRILAPLALWMHEVSPGVGLVGREEMRRKLEELFTERGDASPHQAARQFLLDVREHAALLLERGPGEYGFIHLTFEEYLAAVALALLGQGDSKPIIETLSRHVGEQAWREVTLLTIGYLGIRQQLPKIAGEVVEALVEQQPGPPGEAVVLAGDAVLDTWPGGVSVQSRDRVIQSLVHTMQDGVVRPELRRHAGLLLGRLGWRPGDLDRFVEIPAGEYQAGVKKEAGEIPYMYFFAKYPVTNIQYARFVKEDGYQTREYWSEIGWEWRTGKLDLRPLQDVETEWLEHRPPAKRNVPYYWHSIELSNPIVPVVGVSWFEAEAYCKWLAKKIVAVPDGYTIRLPRDDEWERASRGTDGREYPWGEGFDKTAANTWDSESSGSGLGGTTAVCTFPQGVSPTDAWDMSGNAWEWTGSWYDDEKKYRIVRGGSWIGYQWFARSSFCNWSIPLMFNDDLGFRVVIAPKDT, encoded by the coding sequence ATGCCCGAGAAAAAGACCGTTCCAAACAAAAGCAGACAGAAAAAAACATTACAGGAGATCCAGGCGGGTGACCAGAGCGTCGCCGTGGGTGGCGCTGTCACCGACAGCGCCATCATCCATGGGCAGACGATTGTCCTGGCAGATCGCTTCTGGCGGGACCTCAAGCCTGCCCTGCCTGCCGAGACGATCCGCGAGGCGACTGCGGCGTACCTCGCCTACCTGACCGACCGCCACTATTACCTTAGCCTGAAAGGCATGGGTGTCTCGGACAGGGTCCCGCTCAAGTTGAAACTGCTCGATCTATACATCCCGCTCAAGGCGCGCATGGAACTGCCCGAGGGCGATACCTGGAACCGCGACATCAGCCTAGCCGGGCGGGAGATCACCGACCACGAACAGGAGATACTGCATTTTGGGGAGCCTGTTCCGCTTTTGAATGTACTAAAAAAGAACTCGGGGGTGATCGTACTGGGCGACCCCGGCGCAGGTAAGACCACCTTTGTTAAATATCTCGCGCTCCGCCTTGCGCGCGGCGAAGGGAAAAAGATCGGGCTGGATGACTACCTGCCCATTCTCCTGCCGCTTGCCGCGTTTGCCAATGCGCTCCAAAACCGCGACATCGGGCTGGATGACTTCATCGCCGAGTACTTCACCGGTATCGGCTTGGACCTGCCCATCAGCCCCATGTTGAGCGAGGCGCTCAAAGCCGGGCGTGCGCTCATCCTGCTGGACGGGCTGGATGAAGTCCGTGACCTCAACATGCGTAACACCGTCGTGGAGCGGGTGCTGGACTTTTTCGCCTTCCACCGCCGCACGGGAAACAAATTTGTGCTGACCAGCCGCGTGGTTGGGTATCGCGCCGTCCGCCCTTCGGCGGAGGGACTGGCGGAATGTACCATCGTCGATTTTGAAGAGGACGAGATCGAAGAATTCGTCGCTCATTGGACGACCGCCATCGAGAAACAGGTACAGGGCAACACAGCCGTCGCCCAGACCGACGCTGAAACCGACCGCCGCGAACTGTTGGACGCCATCAATCACAACCCCGGTGTCCGGCAACTGGCGTCTACGCCGCTGTTGTTGACCATTCTGGCGTTGATGAAGCGGCAAGGCGTTTCGCTTCCCGAGCGCCGCGTGCAGTTGTATGACCAATATGTCAACACCCTGCTTTCCACGTGGAATCGCGCCCGTTCCCTGAGCGGACGCGCCCCCGGGCGAGACATTGACGAGATCCAAACTGTCCGCATCCTCGCGCCGCTTGCCTTGTGGATGCACGAGGTTAGCCCCGGTGTCGGGCTGGTCGGGCGCGAGGAAATGCGCCGTAAACTGGAGGAATTGTTCACCGAGCGCGGGGATGCCTCCCCGCACCAAGCCGCCCGCCAGTTTTTGCTGGATGTGCGCGAGCACGCCGCGCTCCTGCTCGAGCGGGGTCCCGGTGAATATGGCTTCATCCACCTGACGTTCGAGGAATACCTTGCGGCGGTGGCGCTTGCCCTGCTCGGACAAGGCGATTCCAAACCCATTATCGAGACCTTGTCCCGCCATGTGGGCGAACAAGCCTGGCGCGAAGTGACGTTGCTGACCATCGGCTATCTTGGAATCCGCCAGCAGCTGCCGAAGATCGCGGGCGAGGTGGTGGAAGCGTTGGTGGAGCAGCAGCCGGGTCCGCCCGGTGAGGCGGTTGTGCTGGCAGGCGATGCTGTGCTGGATACCTGGCCCGGCGGCGTCTCCGTTCAAAGCAGGGATCGGGTGATTCAATCACTGGTGCATACCATGCAGGATGGCGTGGTACGACCCGAGTTGCGGCGTCATGCCGGTTTGCTGCTGGGACGTCTCGGCTGGCGGCCGGGAGATCTGGATCGGTTTGTGGAAATACCGGCTGGTGAGTATCAGGCTGGAGTTAAGAAAGAGGCGGGGGAGATCCCGTACATGTATTTCTTTGCCAAATATCCAGTCACGAACATCCAGTATGCGCGCTTCGTCAAGGAGGATGGGTATCAAACGCGCGAGTATTGGAGCGAGATCGGCTGGGAATGGCGCACCGGCAAACTGGACTTGCGCCCGCTTCAGGATGTGGAAACCGAATGGCTGGAACATCGTCCGCCTGCAAAACGGAACGTGCCGTATTACTGGCACAGCATCGAGTTGAGCAACCCGATCGTGCCGGTGGTGGGCGTGAGCTGGTTCGAAGCAGAAGCCTATTGCAAATGGCTGGCGAAGAAGATCGTGGCAGTGCCGGATGGATACACCATCCGTTTGCCGCGTGACGATGAATGGGAGCGCGCCTCGCGCGGCACCGACGGACGCGAGTACCCGTGGGGCGAGGGCTTTGACAAGACCGCCGCCAACACATGGGACAGCGAATCGTCCGGCAGCGGGTTGGGCGGCACGACGGCGGTTTGCACCTTCCCGCAGGGTGTCAGCCCCACCGACGCGTGGGATATGAGCGGCAATGCCTGGGAATGGACAGGCTCGTGGTATGATGACGAAAAGAAATACCGCATTGTGCGCGGCGGTTCGTGGATCGGCTATCAGTGGTTCGCGCGTTCGTCGTTCTGTAACTGGTCGATCCCGTTGATGTTCAATGACGACCTTGGTTTTCGTGTAGTGATCGCCCCGAAGGATACATAG